In Chloracidobacterium sp., the following proteins share a genomic window:
- a CDS encoding isocitrate dehydrogenase (NAD(+)): protein MKHKITLIPGDGIGPEIVAATVRVIEATGVEIDWETHILGAQAQEKYGTTLPEKTIDSIRQNRVALKGPQMTPIGKGFTSVNVGLRKALDLYSNVRPVKALPNVECRYPELDLVIVRENTEDLYAGLEHVVVPGVVESLKIITEKASTRIARYAFEYARDNGRKKVTAVHKANIMKLSDGLFLECFYNVAKEFTNIEADDKIIDNCCMQLVMRPEQFDVLVLENLYGDIVSDLCAGLIGGLGLAPGANIGEQGAVFEAVHGSAPDIAGQGIANPTALMLSAVQMLNHIGERDAARRMQEAILAVFAEGRAITRDLGGTAKTNEFARAIEEKIKAGASAAA, encoded by the coding sequence ATGAAGCACAAGATCACATTGATCCCCGGCGACGGCATCGGGCCTGAGATCGTGGCCGCAACCGTCCGCGTCATCGAGGCGACGGGTGTCGAGATCGATTGGGAAACACATATTCTGGGCGCACAGGCGCAGGAGAAATATGGGACCACGCTGCCGGAAAAGACGATAGATTCGATCCGGCAAAATAGGGTCGCTCTCAAAGGCCCGCAGATGACGCCGATCGGCAAGGGCTTTACCTCGGTAAACGTCGGCTTGCGAAAAGCGCTCGATCTTTATTCGAACGTGCGGCCGGTCAAAGCCCTGCCGAATGTCGAATGCCGATATCCCGAGCTCGATCTCGTTATTGTCCGCGAGAATACCGAGGACCTCTACGCCGGCCTTGAGCACGTTGTCGTGCCGGGCGTTGTCGAATCGCTCAAGATCATTACGGAGAAAGCCTCGACACGCATCGCGCGATACGCCTTTGAATACGCTCGTGACAACGGTCGCAAGAAGGTGACGGCCGTTCACAAGGCGAATATCATGAAGCTGTCGGATGGCCTTTTCCTCGAATGTTTCTACAACGTCGCGAAAGAATTTACAAACATCGAGGCCGACGACAAGATCATCGACAATTGCTGCATGCAGCTGGTGATGCGGCCGGAACAGTTTGACGTGTTGGTGCTCGAAAATCTCTACGGCGACATCGTCAGTGATCTGTGCGCGGGCCTGATCGGCGGCCTCGGCCTGGCTCCGGGTGCGAATATCGGTGAACAGGGAGCAGTATTCGAGGCGGTCCACGGCTCGGCACCGGACATTGCGGGCCAGGGAATTGCGAATCCGACCGCGCTGATGCTTTCGGCGGTTCAGATGCTGAATCATATCGGCGAACGCGATGCCGCAAGGCGCATGCAAGAAGCGATCCTCGCAGTTTTTGCTGAGGGTCGGGCGATCACGCGCGACCTTGGCGGGACGGCAAAGACAAATGAGTTTGCCCGGGCGATCGAGGAAAAGATCAAGGCCGGGGCATCGGCCGCCGCGTAA
- a CDS encoding DoxX family membrane protein, protein MDINVILKNLPLLFCAVFVAILFIQSGLDKVFDWKGNLGWLTGHFSKTPLAKMVPMMLLTITVMEIATGLLAAAGLIYLLVTGQTTLIFYASILGAASLTGLFFGQRIAKDYPGAAVLVPYFILLLIMMYLSSPTKA, encoded by the coding sequence ATGGACATCAACGTGATACTAAAGAATTTGCCGCTTCTCTTCTGCGCGGTATTCGTCGCGATCCTATTCATCCAATCCGGCCTCGACAAGGTGTTTGACTGGAAGGGCAATCTCGGCTGGCTCACGGGGCACTTTTCAAAGACGCCTCTCGCCAAAATGGTGCCGATGATGCTGTTGACGATCACCGTGATGGAGATCGCGACCGGGCTGCTGGCGGCTGCAGGACTGATCTATCTGCTCGTTACCGGACAGACCACGCTGATCTTCTACGCATCGATCCTCGGTGCGGCGAGCCTGACGGGGCTGTTTTTTGGACAGCGCATAGCAAAGGACTACCCGGGCGCGGCCGTGCTGGTCCCTTACTTCATCCTCTTGCTGATAATGATGTATCTCTCGTCGCCGACGAAAGCCTAG
- a CDS encoding aminopeptidase P N-terminal domain-containing protein, with product MRTQLKRFIEQMDDNSVAIIPAAHEQTRSYDTEFKFRQDSDFWYLTGFPEPDAIAVITKGAKQPFTLYVRPRDLEMETWFGRRQGVVGAVKNYAADRAFPIDKFPADLGKILDGRDKLYYRFAVDSSLDRQILDYLTEQRVRRLKTAYPPHTIIDPTPIIGEMRLHKSAKEIEYMQKAANIAAEAHVLAMKKVKPGMNEGQVESLMEAYMRDKGASGVAYNSIIGGGDNATILHYVENNMPLKDGDLILIDAGAEYQGYASDITRTFPVNGKYSKAQREVYDIVLDVQLQCIEYTKTGNTVKGRQEFSIELLTEGMKKLGLLKGSTKELIKKKAYMKYYMHGVGHYLGLDVHDAGRYFVDQQAKQSKPFAPGMVLTVEPGLYIPPDDKTAPAKYRGIGIRIEDDVLVTKDGNLNLTAKVTKDADEIESIMQKRR from the coding sequence ATGCGAACACAGCTAAAGCGATTCATCGAGCAGATGGATGACAATTCGGTGGCGATCATTCCGGCCGCCCACGAGCAGACGAGGAGCTACGACACGGAATTCAAATTCCGCCAAGACTCGGATTTTTGGTATCTGACAGGTTTTCCCGAGCCTGACGCGATCGCGGTAATTACAAAGGGTGCCAAGCAGCCGTTCACGCTCTACGTCCGCCCGCGCGATCTCGAAATGGAAACGTGGTTTGGCCGCCGTCAGGGTGTCGTGGGCGCGGTGAAGAACTACGCCGCCGACCGAGCATTCCCGATAGACAAGTTTCCCGCCGATCTGGGCAAGATACTCGACGGCCGCGATAAACTGTATTACCGTTTTGCAGTCGATAGCTCCCTCGACCGGCAGATCCTCGACTACCTGACCGAACAGCGAGTTCGCCGCCTAAAGACGGCATATCCGCCGCACACAATCATTGACCCGACACCGATCATCGGCGAGATGCGGCTTCACAAATCGGCCAAAGAGATCGAATACATGCAAAAGGCCGCGAATATCGCCGCCGAGGCCCACGTGCTCGCGATGAAAAAGGTCAAGCCGGGCATGAACGAGGGTCAGGTCGAATCGTTGATGGAGGCCTACATGCGCGACAAGGGCGCGAGCGGCGTCGCATACAATTCGATCATCGGCGGCGGCGACAACGCGACGATCCTGCACTACGTCGAGAACAACATGCCGCTAAAAGACGGCGACCTCATCCTGATCGACGCCGGTGCCGAATATCAGGGCTATGCCTCGGATATTACGCGGACATTCCCGGTGAACGGCAAATATTCCAAGGCCCAACGCGAAGTTTACGACATCGTGCTCGACGTCCAGCTTCAGTGCATTGAATACACAAAGACCGGCAACACCGTAAAAGGCCGCCAGGAATTCTCGATCGAACTCCTGACCGAAGGCATGAAAAAGCTCGGCCTGCTCAAAGGTTCGACTAAAGAACTCATCAAGAAAAAGGCCTACATGAAATACTACATGCACGGCGTCGGCCACTATCTCGGCCTCGACGTACACGACGCGGGCCGCTATTTCGTCGATCAGCAGGCTAAACAGTCAAAACCCTTCGCCCCCGGCATGGTCCTGACCGTCGAGCCCGGCCTCTACATCCCGCCCGACGATAAAACAGCCCCCGCCAAATACCGCGGCATCGGCATCCGTATCGAGGACGATGTTTTAGTCACCAAAGACGGAAATCTGAATCTCACCGCAAAGGTCACGAAAGACGCCGACGAGATCGAGTCGATAATGCAAAAGCGCCGCTAG
- a CDS encoding radical SAM protein has protein sequence MPTSERSLRITEIFRSIQGESSHAGRPCSFVRLTGCPMRCVWCDSEYTFTGGETIDFDDIFARLDEFGCNLVEVTGGEPLAQKNVFAFITELCDRGYEVLIETGGYFSIEEVDKRATVILDIKCPASGEFGRNYWENLECLRPDFDEVKFVVASLEDWVFATVIIDKYDLQNRAKEILISPVHGAVDLPVLAEAISKGKYNVRLNLQLHKYIWGADARGV, from the coding sequence ATGCCGACATCTGAGAGATCTCTCCGGATCACCGAGATCTTTCGCTCGATCCAGGGCGAATCGTCGCACGCGGGGCGGCCGTGCTCATTTGTGCGCCTTACAGGCTGCCCGATGCGGTGCGTCTGGTGTGACAGTGAGTACACCTTCACGGGCGGCGAGACGATCGACTTTGACGACATCTTCGCAAGACTAGACGAATTTGGCTGTAACCTCGTCGAGGTAACCGGCGGTGAGCCGCTTGCGCAGAAGAACGTGTTCGCATTCATCACCGAGCTCTGCGACCGCGGCTACGAGGTCCTGATCGAGACCGGCGGCTATTTTTCTATTGAAGAGGTCGACAAACGGGCCACCGTTATCCTGGATATCAAATGCCCGGCATCGGGTGAGTTCGGAAGAAACTATTGGGAAAACCTGGAATGCCTGCGGCCTGATTTCGACGAGGTAAAATTCGTCGTCGCCAGCTTAGAAGACTGGGTCTTTGCGACTGTTATTATCGATAAATACGACCTTCAAAACCGAGCGAAAGAGATATTGATCTCGCCGGTTCACGGAGCTGTCGATCTGCCTGTTTTGGCTGAGGCTATCTCAAAGGGAAAATACAACGTGAGACTCAATCTCCAGCTTCACAAATACATTTGGGGAGCCGATGCCCGTGGCGTTTAG
- a CDS encoding GxxExxY protein, producing the protein MHENDIARIIVDCAFQIHTKLGPGLLESVYEKVLEHELTKRGLSVVTQQPWPVVWESVKLDIGFRADMIAGGKVVVEIKSVEAVAPVHPKQLRTYLRIMDLKLGLLINFNVPLIKDGITRVVNNL; encoded by the coding sequence ATGCACGAAAATGACATCGCCCGGATCATAGTTGACTGTGCATTTCAGATCCATACGAAACTCGGTCCTGGACTATTGGAATCCGTGTATGAAAAAGTGCTCGAACACGAGCTTACTAAACGTGGCCTGAGTGTCGTAACACAGCAGCCGTGGCCCGTAGTTTGGGAAAGTGTCAAGTTGGATATTGGCTTCCGTGCCGACATGATCGCGGGTGGAAAGGTCGTAGTCGAGATAAAGTCGGTCGAGGCGGTTGCTCCGGTTCACCCGAAGCAACTCAGGACGTATCTCAGGATCATGGATCTGAAGCTCGGGCTTCTAATCAACTTTAACGTGCCGCTGATAAAGGACGGTATTACACGAGTGGTCAACAACTTGTGA
- the queC gene encoding 7-cyano-7-deazaguanine synthase QueC produces the protein MNSIVLVSGGMDSCVTAAMAAREADELAFLHVSYGQRTEARERQAFSDIADHYGVAKRLDVSIEHLAKIGGSSLTDENIAVSAADLDNKEIPTSYVPFRNANMLSIAVSWAEVIGANAIYIGAVAEDSSGYPDCRPEFYASFQKVIETGTKPDTHIEIRTPIIHLTKAEIVLKGVELEAPLNLTWSCYRSNELACGTCDSCALRLRGFARAGEIDPIAYAG, from the coding sequence ATGAACAGTATCGTTCTAGTTTCCGGCGGAATGGACTCGTGCGTTACGGCAGCGATGGCGGCGCGCGAGGCGGATGAGCTTGCGTTTCTGCATGTATCGTACGGGCAGCGGACTGAAGCACGAGAGCGGCAGGCATTCAGTGATATTGCCGATCATTACGGGGTTGCGAAACGCCTCGATGTTTCGATAGAGCATCTCGCAAAGATCGGCGGATCATCGTTGACCGATGAGAACATCGCGGTCTCTGCGGCCGATCTCGATAATAAAGAGATCCCGACGAGCTACGTGCCTTTCCGCAATGCGAATATGCTTTCGATCGCCGTGAGCTGGGCCGAGGTCATCGGCGCGAACGCAATTTACATCGGCGCTGTTGCCGAAGATTCGAGCGGCTATCCCGATTGTCGGCCGGAGTTTTACGCCAGCTTTCAAAAAGTGATCGAAACCGGCACGAAGCCCGATACGCACATCGAGATACGCACGCCGATCATTCATCTCACAAAAGCCGAGATCGTACTCAAAGGCGTCGAACTCGAAGCGCCACTCAATCTGACTTGGTCATGCTATCGTTCAAACGAACTCGCCTGCGGCACCTGCGACTCGTGTGCGTTGCGATTGCGCGGGTTTGCTAGGGCGGGAGAGATCGATCCCATTGCCTATGCCGGGTAA